The genomic DNA TCTTGGCTGTAGCATCAATTGCATGCCGATTGTGTTGGGCATGCAGAGCCTCTCTCTATCCATCTACCCAAGTAAACAGATGAGCTAGCTGCATGCTTTGAATGCATCTCATGCTCCATCATGCAGTCCAGTTACTGCTAGTGCTTGCTGGGCACAGTAGCCAGCAATGTACCTTGGAAAAACAAGAGCAAAGTAAATGGCAGCATGTACTCCACTACCAAGCACAATCCTGGAGGGGTACtagctactatatatatatacaacaaGCAGCTGGGCACCTGGGCTCATCTGCATGTTTCACTTAGAAACTAGTTAGCTCAGCTGCACACAGCACCAAAATGGAGAGCAGAGACCACGGCCGCGCCCTCAAGCAGCTGCCGTcaaggacgccggcggcgggccatAACCTGAGCCTGGCCGGCTGCttcccgtggccgccgccgcagaggtcgctgtcgtcgtcgtcctacACCTGCGGCTACTGCCGGCGGGAGTTCCGGTCGGCGCAGGCGCTGGGCGGCCACATGAACGTCCACCGGAGGGACAGGGCCAGGCTCAGGCAGtgctgctcgccggcgacgtaCCCTTCTTCCCTTCCAGGCCCAAGCCTTGCTGCTCCCCACCAGCACAGGGCTCCGCTGCCCAACCTCAACTACTCGCCGCCACACTGCGCCGCCCCCACGGCCGCGGCCGAGCCAGTGATCTACAGCTTCTTttcgacgacgacgtcgacggtCGCTGCGGCGGCCCTTGAGGTGAGCTTGGAGCTGGGGATTGGAgtctgcggctgcggcggcgaggccgtggAGTTGGCGGAGGGGTTGGATCTTGAGCTCAGGCTC from Panicum virgatum strain AP13 chromosome 7N, P.virgatum_v5, whole genome shotgun sequence includes the following:
- the LOC120680553 gene encoding zinc finger protein GIS3-like, whose protein sequence is MESRDHGRALKQLPSRTPAAGHNLSLAGCFPWPPPQRSLSSSSYTCGYCRREFRSAQALGGHMNVHRRDRARLRQCCSPATYPSSLPGPSLAAPHQHRAPLPNLNYSPPHCAAPTAAAEPVIYSFFSTTTSTVAAAALEVSLELGIGVCGCGGEAVELAEGLDLELRLGCAWE